One region of Campylobacter concisus genomic DNA includes:
- the rmuC gene encoding DNA recombination protein RmuC codes for MQQDFYFYVAIFFGVLFLIAIFVIYSFNRDKLELKRNLAQKEQENFEISSNLTNLVSKNSENLQLISEQKARLMSNHERIDELIGEIDALKTKIAQKEEAEDAMERVINELKESIGTANERAKNNEANFTATLAELNQNKNTLAEANERENRLKRDMAVLRNEIEAKENSLKEQEANLLKVKNELNLEFSNLANKIFEEKSANFTQNSQNSLDLLLKPLKEQISTFQERVNVVHDESVKGMSALGTQIKHISEIGISMSKEANSLATALKGSNKTLGNWGEIQLERTFEASGLVKDEHYLTQQNFKNEEGKRLIPDFIVKIPDGKHLIVDSKVSLIAYEKAITASNEEELNLALKEHIASMKNHIDSLNSKNYGDIVPDSPDFVLMFIPIEPAYIEAMKFDSSLFDYAFQKRVILVSHTTLMPILRTVANLWRIERGNEEAKNIVKSAIKIYDKVRNVAEHMNRLSNTLNTANKHFNALASSFSGRDGLVSRLENFKRLSPDDQKDIEVKEIGVNNELEKED; via the coding sequence ATGCAACAAGATTTCTATTTTTATGTTGCCATATTTTTTGGAGTACTATTTTTGATTGCGATATTTGTCATCTATTCATTTAATAGAGACAAACTCGAGCTAAAGCGAAATTTGGCGCAAAAAGAGCAAGAAAATTTTGAAATTTCATCAAATCTAACAAATTTAGTATCTAAAAATAGTGAAAATCTGCAGCTAATCAGTGAGCAAAAAGCAAGGCTTATGTCAAATCACGAGCGAATAGACGAGCTCATCGGCGAGATCGATGCACTAAAAACCAAAATAGCACAAAAAGAAGAAGCTGAAGATGCGATGGAGCGCGTGATAAATGAGCTTAAAGAGAGTATCGGTACAGCAAATGAACGAGCTAAGAATAACGAGGCAAATTTCACTGCAACTCTAGCCGAGCTAAATCAAAATAAGAATACTTTAGCTGAAGCAAATGAGAGAGAAAATAGATTAAAACGTGATATGGCTGTGCTTAGAAATGAAATAGAAGCAAAAGAAAATAGCCTAAAAGAGCAAGAGGCAAATTTATTAAAAGTAAAAAATGAGTTAAATTTGGAATTTTCTAATCTTGCAAATAAAATATTTGAAGAAAAAAGTGCAAATTTTACACAAAATAGCCAAAATTCTTTAGATCTTTTACTAAAGCCACTAAAGGAGCAAATTTCAACCTTTCAAGAGCGCGTAAATGTGGTCCATGACGAGTCAGTTAAAGGCATGAGCGCGTTAGGAACGCAGATTAAGCACATAAGTGAGATTGGTATCTCAATGTCAAAAGAGGCAAACTCGCTAGCCACTGCACTAAAAGGTAGCAATAAAACACTTGGGAACTGGGGTGAAATACAGCTTGAACGCACATTTGAGGCTTCTGGACTTGTAAAAGATGAGCATTACTTGACACAACAAAATTTCAAGAACGAAGAAGGCAAACGTCTTATTCCTGATTTTATAGTAAAGATACCAGATGGCAAACACCTAATAGTTGATTCTAAAGTCTCACTTATAGCTTACGAAAAAGCTATCACAGCCAGCAATGAGGAGGAGCTAAATTTAGCATTGAAAGAGCATATTGCTTCTATGAAAAATCACATAGATAGCTTAAATAGCAAAAATTACGGTGATATCGTACCTGATAGCCCTGATTTTGTATTGATGTTTATACCAATTGAGCCAGCATATATCGAGGCTATGAAATTTGATAGTTCTCTTTTTGACTACGCATTTCAAAAGCGTGTAATACTAGTATCTCACACTACGCTTATGCCTATTCTTCGTACAGTGGCAAATTTATGGCGAATAGAGCGTGGCAATGAAGAGGCCAAAAATATCGTAAAGAGTGCGATTAAAATTTATGATAAAGTCCGCAATGTAGCCGAGCATATGAATAGACTTAGCAATACACTAAATACTGCGAATAAACATTTTAACGCCCTTGCATCAAGTTTTAGTGGTAGAGATGGTCTTGTTAGTAGACTTGAAAATTTTAAACGCTTGTCCCCAGACGATCAAAAAGATATAGAAGTAAAAGAGATAGGCGTAAACAACGAGTTAGAAAAAGAGGATTAG
- a CDS encoding aryl-sulfate sulfotransferase: MSKNFLGSVALAAVLVGGISVGITPLEAGVLAHHVKVQGELGSVFINPYDVSPLTAIIDRAGKDIKDIHVKVKGKPDGGIDIDYNVSEHALLTHDGVPVWGLYPDYLNEVVVSYTFNGAKKVETYKIYAQPIVTYSRDFRFSHMQKTRVKKVDPAFKNRLYLINNTITSVYKPLDWKNGGAASWNDFTENYIVDTKGEVRWYLDYQKFYDRSERRVMDGGMMMGFHQLKNGDISFGMAQRYLRYDLMGKEIYNRPLPRGYIDLSHEVMPLKDDHALLRVGKYNYHHKDGKISHTIRDHIIEVDSTGKVVEEWDLNEIFGNNVYRSNLIKALDARAVCLNIDMDAKEIKISNDLPFGDITSTGTGRNWAHVNSISYDESDDSIILSLRHQGIVKIGRDKKVKWILASPEGWSEEFKAKVLTPVDSKGNKIKCENSKCEGEFDWSWTQHTAWLTPRYDNKGSIKHLSVFDNGDARGMEQPAFKEDKYSRAVEYKIDEKKGTVEQTWQFGKERGFDFYSAVTSNVEWQKDKNTYFISSSNVNLLKPDKTIKMVLVEIDPKTNEVKFEMDVDSASRDDVAYRAMVIDPEVFSY; this comes from the coding sequence ATGAGCAAGAATTTCTTAGGTTCTGTTGCCCTTGCGGCTGTTTTGGTTGGTGGTATTAGTGTAGGCATCACGCCACTAGAGGCTGGAGTCCTGGCTCATCACGTAAAGGTTCAAGGCGAGCTTGGATCAGTCTTTATCAATCCTTACGACGTATCTCCGCTAACTGCGATCATCGATAGAGCCGGCAAAGATATCAAAGATATCCACGTCAAGGTAAAAGGCAAGCCAGACGGCGGCATAGACATCGACTACAACGTTTCAGAGCATGCCCTGCTCACACATGACGGCGTGCCTGTTTGGGGGCTTTATCCTGACTATCTAAACGAAGTAGTCGTAAGCTACACATTTAACGGAGCTAAAAAGGTAGAAACGTATAAAATTTACGCCCAGCCTATCGTCACATATAGCCGTGATTTTAGATTTTCTCACATGCAAAAGACTCGCGTCAAAAAGGTCGATCCTGCGTTTAAAAATAGGCTCTATCTCATAAACAATACAATCACAAGCGTATATAAACCGCTTGATTGGAAAAATGGCGGAGCTGCTAGCTGGAACGACTTTACCGAAAACTACATCGTAGACACAAAAGGCGAAGTCAGATGGTACCTTGACTATCAAAAATTTTACGATCGTAGTGAGCGCAGAGTGATGGACGGGGGTATGATGATGGGCTTTCATCAGCTCAAAAATGGCGATATCAGCTTTGGCATGGCGCAAAGATATCTAAGATATGACCTTATGGGAAAAGAAATTTATAATCGCCCGCTTCCAAGAGGCTACATCGATCTAAGCCATGAAGTTATGCCATTAAAGGATGATCACGCACTTCTTAGGGTTGGCAAATACAACTACCACCACAAAGATGGCAAAATTTCTCACACTATAAGAGATCACATCATCGAGGTCGATAGCACCGGTAAAGTGGTCGAAGAGTGGGATCTAAATGAAATTTTTGGCAACAACGTCTACCGCAGCAACCTCATAAAAGCGCTTGACGCAAGAGCTGTTTGCCTAAACATCGACATGGACGCAAAGGAGATAAAGATAAGTAATGATCTACCATTTGGCGACATCACCTCTACTGGCACAGGTAGAAACTGGGCGCATGTAAATTCTATCTCATACGATGAGAGCGATGATAGCATCATCCTTTCGCTTCGCCACCAAGGTATCGTTAAAATCGGCCGCGATAAAAAAGTAAAATGGATATTAGCTTCACCTGAAGGCTGGAGTGAAGAATTTAAAGCCAAAGTGCTAACTCCAGTCGATAGCAAAGGCAATAAGATAAAATGTGAAAACTCAAAATGCGAGGGCGAATTTGACTGGTCATGGACTCAGCACACTGCATGGCTAACGCCAAGATACGACAATAAAGGCAGCATAAAACACCTAAGCGTCTTTGACAATGGTGATGCAAGGGGCATGGAGCAGCCGGCATTTAAAGAGGATAAATACTCCCGCGCGGTTGAGTACAAGATAGATGAAAAAAAGGGCACGGTTGAACAAACTTGGCAGTTTGGCAAAGAGCGTGGCTTTGACTTTTATAGCGCAGTTACTAGCAACGTCGAGTGGCAAAAAGATAAAAATACCTACTTTATCTCAAGCTCAAACGTAAATTTGCTTAAGCCAGATAAGACTATCAAAATGGTCTTAGTAGAGATCGATCCAAAGACAAATGAGGTCAAATTTGAGATGGACGTGGACTCTGCTTCAAGAGATGATGTTGCTTATAGGGCGATGGTTATTGATCCGGAGGTATTTAGTTATTAG
- the ilvD gene encoding dihydroxy-acid dehydratase, with protein sequence MRSDIIKKGYTRAPHRSLLRATGLKDDDFAKPFIGVANSFIEIIPGHFFLNKYAQILKDEIRKNGCIPFEFNCIGVDDGIAMGHGGMLYSLPSREIIANSIETVMNAHALDALVCMPNCDKIVPGMVMGALRVNVPTVFVSGGPMKKGYTKDGKPIDLATAFEAVGKFETKEIDEAELKDIECNACPSGGSCSGMFTANSMNTLCEAMGIALPGNGTILALTPEREELIRQAARRICEIALDEKFKIRNILNEKAIRNALVVDMAMGGSSNTVLHMLAISREAGVNLDIKELNKISQNIAHIAKISPSLPNVHMEDIGRAGGMNAVIKEISRRDNGMLNLDNLTVSGETLGERVKVSDIKDESIIHKVENAYSQVGGLAILFGNLAEQGCVIKTAGIVGERKFSGKAVCFNSQDEAIAGISSGKVDKGDVVVIRYEGPRGGPGMQEMLSPTSLIMGRGLGADVALITDGRFSGATRGLSIGHVSPEAAEGGMIGLLKDGDIIDIDVDKYEINVRLSEAEIAKRRAEFKPVDKALTSRWLRQYRKLVTNASNGAVLEA encoded by the coding sequence TTGAGAAGCGACATAATCAAAAAAGGCTACACAAGAGCCCCACACCGCTCACTTTTACGTGCGACTGGACTAAAAGACGATGACTTTGCTAAACCCTTTATCGGCGTTGCAAACAGCTTTATAGAGATCATACCTGGCCACTTTTTCTTAAATAAATACGCACAAATTTTAAAAGATGAAATTCGCAAAAATGGCTGTATTCCATTTGAGTTTAACTGTATCGGCGTGGATGATGGCATCGCGATGGGGCATGGAGGCATGCTATATAGCTTGCCTAGCCGCGAGATCATCGCAAACTCTATAGAAACCGTGATGAACGCTCATGCACTTGACGCGCTTGTTTGTATGCCAAACTGCGACAAGATCGTCCCTGGCATGGTTATGGGTGCTTTAAGAGTAAATGTACCGACCGTGTTTGTAAGCGGTGGCCCTATGAAAAAAGGCTACACAAAAGATGGCAAGCCAATCGACCTTGCGACTGCGTTTGAGGCGGTTGGTAAATTTGAAACCAAAGAGATAGATGAGGCTGAGCTAAAAGATATCGAGTGCAACGCATGTCCAAGCGGTGGCAGCTGCAGCGGTATGTTTACAGCAAATTCTATGAACACACTTTGCGAAGCGATGGGCATAGCACTACCTGGCAACGGCACTATCCTTGCACTAACCCCAGAGCGTGAGGAGCTCATCAGGCAGGCTGCTCGCAGGATCTGCGAGATCGCACTTGATGAGAAATTTAAAATCAGAAACATACTAAACGAAAAAGCGATCCGCAACGCACTTGTCGTTGATATGGCAATGGGTGGTAGCAGCAACACCGTTCTTCACATGCTAGCCATCTCAAGAGAGGCTGGCGTAAATTTAGATATCAAAGAGCTAAACAAGATCAGCCAAAACATCGCTCATATCGCTAAGATCAGCCCAAGTTTACCAAATGTGCATATGGAGGATATCGGCAGAGCTGGTGGCATGAATGCAGTGATAAAAGAAATTTCACGCAGAGATAATGGCATGCTAAATTTAGACAATCTCACAGTTAGTGGCGAAACTCTGGGAGAGCGCGTAAAGGTAAGTGACATCAAAGATGAAAGCATCATTCACAAAGTAGAAAACGCCTATTCACAAGTTGGCGGACTTGCCATTTTGTTTGGAAATTTAGCCGAGCAAGGCTGTGTTATAAAAACAGCTGGCATCGTTGGCGAGCGTAAATTTAGTGGTAAAGCAGTCTGCTTTAACTCACAAGATGAAGCCATAGCTGGCATTTCAAGTGGTAAAGTAGATAAAGGCGATGTCGTCGTCATCCGCTACGAAGGTCCACGCGGAGGCCCTGGCATGCAAGAGATGCTAAGCCCTACTTCACTCATCATGGGACGAGGCCTTGGCGCAGACGTGGCGCTCATCACAGATGGTCGCTTTAGCGGGGCGACAAGAGGTCTAAGTATCGGCCACGTAAGCCCAGAAGCGGCTGAAGGCGGTATGATAGGCTTGCTAAAAGATGGCGATATCATCGATATAGACGTCGATAAATACGAGATAAACGTTCGCCTAAGCGAAGCCGAGATCGCAAAGAGAAGAGCAGAATTTAAACCAGTTGATAAGGCGCTAACCTCTCGCTGGCTAAGGCAATACCGCAAACTAGTCACAAACGCAAGCAACGGAGCGGTGCTAGAAGCATAA
- a CDS encoding DUF4492 domain-containing protein — translation MIKNYLNIIASLYIEGFKNMKIGKKLWLLIIIKLIIMFGILKAFIFNETLNTKFQTDEEKSEFVIRNLIKE, via the coding sequence ATGATAAAAAACTACCTAAACATCATTGCCTCTTTATATATAGAGGGCTTTAAAAATATGAAAATAGGCAAAAAATTATGGCTTCTCATAATAATAAAGCTTATCATCATGTTTGGAATTTTAAAAGCCTTCATCTTTAACGAGACTCTAAATACCAAATTTCAAACCGACGAAGAAAAAAGCGAATTTGTAATTCGTAATTTAATAAAGGAATAA
- a CDS encoding NAD(P)H-dependent oxidoreductase, which translates to MKTLIILAHPDIQNSVINKRLLQEALKEPQHFSIHDLTQVYGGESIDAAREQELIRAHDALVLQFPLHNFSCPPILKSWIDAVMTHGFAYGRGSDGIAGRKVALAVTAGIKKSDYCPQGRYHFSLREVLTPFELAFKYYFRADYRDFFAFYGAEETPGVDYVSSQDDLEQGSREYAEFLRNLE; encoded by the coding sequence ATGAAAACTCTAATCATCTTAGCACACCCTGATATCCAAAACTCGGTCATAAACAAACGCTTGCTACAAGAGGCTCTCAAAGAGCCGCAGCACTTTAGCATTCATGATTTGACGCAGGTTTATGGGGGCGAAAGTATCGACGCTGCGCGCGAGCAAGAGCTCATCAGAGCCCACGATGCCCTCGTTTTGCAGTTTCCACTTCACAACTTCTCCTGCCCTCCGATTTTAAAATCGTGGATCGACGCGGTGATGACGCATGGCTTTGCCTACGGACGGGGTTCGGACGGCATAGCGGGGCGCAAGGTAGCTCTAGCCGTGACCGCAGGCATCAAAAAGAGCGATTACTGCCCGCAAGGACGCTATCATTTTAGCTTGCGCGAGGTTCTTACGCCGTTTGAGCTTGCATTTAAATACTATTTTCGCGCCGATTACCGCGACTTTTTCGCATTTTACGGCGCCGAAGAGACTCCGGGTGTGGACTACGTATCGAGCCAGGACGATTTAGAGCAAGGCTCTAGAGAATACGCGGAGTTTTTGCGAAATTTGGAATAA
- a CDS encoding cytochrome ubiquinol oxidase subunit I — MSEMDFVDWSRAQFALTAIYHFLFVPLTLGLSFIIAIMETIYVKTGDKAWLEITKFWLKLFGINFAIGVATGIIMEFEFGTNWANYSWFVGDIFGAPLAIEGLLAFFMESTFFAIMFFGWDKVSKKFHLLSTWLVAIGSNLSALWILIANGWMQYPIGMKFNPDTARMEMENFFEVALNPLGISKFLHTVTSGYTISAIFVIGISAWFLIKKRHILLAKKSIVVASAFGLITSAFLLLSGDESAYFVAQKQPMKLAAMEGLYKGETNAGLVAAGILNLAKKLGDESDAFLLEIKVPYALGIMANRGLDSFTPGINDLLYGNSEHNLISVEEKMAKGKVAIEALKNYKEAKKANDESLMKTSLSNLESNLNFLGYGYLKDAKEAVPPVALTFYSFHIMVVLGTYFIALFAITLYLNLSRKYKFENIRAFLWICLFTIPLGYIAAEAGWIVAEVGRQPWVIQDLMTVGVGATNLSDSNIKISFILFAVLFTVLLIAEIKIMLKQIKIGFNDHA, encoded by the coding sequence ATGTCTGAGATGGATTTTGTTGACTGGTCTAGGGCTCAGTTTGCGCTGACTGCCATTTACCACTTTTTGTTTGTCCCACTTACTTTGGGGCTAAGTTTTATCATCGCCATTATGGAGACGATATATGTCAAAACTGGCGATAAAGCCTGGCTTGAGATAACGAAATTTTGGCTAAAGCTCTTTGGTATAAATTTCGCTATCGGTGTGGCTACTGGCATCATTATGGAGTTTGAATTTGGTACAAACTGGGCGAATTACAGCTGGTTTGTAGGCGATATATTTGGCGCTCCACTTGCGATTGAGGGCTTGCTCGCATTTTTTATGGAGAGTACATTTTTTGCCATTATGTTTTTTGGCTGGGATAAAGTCAGCAAGAAATTTCACCTGCTTTCAACTTGGCTTGTCGCGATCGGTTCAAATTTAAGCGCGCTTTGGATCTTAATCGCAAATGGTTGGATGCAGTATCCAATAGGCATGAAATTTAACCCAGATACCGCTAGAATGGAGATGGAAAATTTCTTTGAAGTTGCGCTAAATCCTCTTGGCATTAGCAAATTTTTACACACAGTAACTAGCGGCTACACCATCTCAGCTATCTTTGTGATAGGAATTTCTGCTTGGTTTTTAATCAAAAAACGCCACATCTTGCTAGCTAAAAAAAGTATCGTGGTCGCTAGCGCATTTGGCCTTATCACTTCGGCATTTTTGTTACTTAGTGGCGATGAGAGCGCATATTTTGTAGCTCAAAAGCAGCCTATGAAGCTTGCAGCCATGGAGGGACTTTACAAGGGCGAGACTAACGCTGGCCTAGTTGCTGCTGGTATTTTAAACCTAGCTAAAAAGCTTGGCGACGAGAGCGATGCCTTTTTGCTTGAGATAAAGGTGCCTTACGCACTTGGTATCATGGCAAACAGAGGGCTTGACTCATTTACACCAGGTATAAATGACCTACTTTATGGCAATAGCGAGCACAATCTAATAAGCGTTGAAGAGAAGATGGCAAAGGGCAAAGTAGCTATCGAAGCTCTTAAAAACTACAAAGAAGCCAAAAAAGCAAATGACGAGAGTCTAATGAAAACTTCGCTTTCAAATTTAGAAAGCAACCTAAATTTCTTAGGATATGGCTATCTTAAAGACGCAAAAGAAGCTGTACCGCCAGTTGCGCTTACATTTTATAGCTTCCATATCATGGTTGTACTTGGCACTTACTTCATAGCTCTTTTTGCTATTACGCTCTATCTAAATCTCTCAAGAAAATATAAATTTGAAAACATAAGAGCATTTTTATGGATCTGTCTCTTTACCATACCGCTTGGCTACATCGCAGCTGAAGCTGGCTGGATAGTAGCAGAGGTCGGTCGTCAGCCTTGGGTGATACAAGATCTCATGACCGTTGGTGTAGGAGCTACAAATTTATCTGACTCAAATATCAAAATTTCATTTATATTATTTGCTGTTTTATTTACGGTCTTACTAATTGCTGAGATCAAAATCATGCTTAAGCAAATAAAGATAGGATTTAACGACCATGCATAG
- a CDS encoding CTP synthase, which produces MAKETKYIFITGGVLSSLGKGIAAASIATLLKNSGLKVSVLKADPYINVDPGTMSPLEHGEVFVTDDGAETDLDLGHYERFLDESLSQDNNFTTGRVYSSVIEKERRGDYLGKTIQVIPHIVGEIVDRIKKAGEGKDVLIVEIGGTVGDIEGLPFLEAIRALRVEVGKKRALNIHLTLVPFIKVAGELKTKPTQHSVGELRRIGITPDIIICRSEMPLNRELKDKIAASCGVEKNCVIESLDSASIYQIPLSFLKQDILTPIAENLGFNELKPDMVKWDSLVKRIIAPTNETTIAFVGKYIDLKESYKSLTEGIIHAGANLDARVNLRWIDSEKIEENNVNELLKDVDGILVAGGFGERGVLGKMQAIKFARENKIPYLGICLGMQLALIEFARDVLGLEDANSMEFDKECKNPIIYLIDSFIDAHGKKQIRTHTSPLGGTMRLGAYNCDIKPKTLLAEIYGNAKSVKERHRHRYEANPKYKEIFEKNGLLVSGESDGLIEAIELKGHPWFVGVQCHPEFTSRLTKPNPVILGFIKASLENVKS; this is translated from the coding sequence ATGGCAAAAGAGACGAAGTATATTTTTATCACAGGTGGCGTTTTAAGCTCACTTGGAAAAGGCATCGCAGCTGCGTCTATCGCGACTCTTTTAAAAAATTCCGGACTAAAAGTAAGTGTTTTAAAAGCTGATCCATATATCAATGTAGATCCTGGCACGATGAGTCCGCTTGAGCACGGAGAAGTCTTTGTCACAGACGATGGTGCAGAGACAGATTTGGATTTGGGGCATTATGAGAGATTTTTAGATGAGAGCCTAAGTCAAGACAATAACTTCACAACGGGCAGAGTTTATAGCTCAGTGATCGAAAAAGAGCGAAGAGGCGATTACCTTGGAAAGACTATTCAAGTGATCCCTCACATCGTTGGAGAGATAGTTGATCGCATCAAAAAAGCAGGCGAGGGTAAAGATGTGCTAATCGTTGAGATCGGCGGAACCGTTGGCGACATCGAGGGACTACCATTTTTAGAGGCGATAAGAGCGCTAAGGGTAGAAGTTGGCAAAAAAAGAGCGCTAAATATCCACCTAACGCTTGTGCCATTTATCAAAGTGGCTGGCGAGCTAAAAACAAAACCAACCCAGCATAGTGTAGGTGAGCTAAGACGTATAGGCATAACGCCAGACATCATCATCTGCAGATCTGAAATGCCACTAAACCGCGAGCTAAAAGATAAGATAGCAGCAAGCTGTGGAGTAGAGAAAAACTGCGTTATAGAGAGCTTAGATAGTGCAAGTATCTATCAAATTCCACTTTCATTTTTAAAGCAAGACATACTAACTCCAATCGCTGAAAATTTAGGCTTTAATGAGCTAAAACCAGATATGGTAAAGTGGGATAGCCTAGTAAAAAGGATAATTGCTCCAACAAATGAAACTACAATAGCATTTGTGGGCAAGTACATCGATCTAAAAGAGAGCTACAAGAGCCTAACTGAGGGCATTATCCACGCTGGAGCAAATTTAGACGCTAGGGTAAATTTACGCTGGATAGATAGCGAAAAGATAGAAGAGAACAATGTAAATGAGCTTTTAAAGGACGTAGATGGCATCTTGGTCGCTGGCGGCTTTGGCGAGAGGGGCGTTTTAGGCAAGATGCAAGCCATTAAATTTGCTCGTGAAAATAAGATCCCTTATCTTGGAATTTGCCTTGGTATGCAGCTAGCACTAATTGAATTTGCAAGGGATGTTTTGGGCTTAGAGGATGCAAATTCTATGGAATTTGACAAAGAGTGCAAAAATCCTATCATCTATCTAATAGATAGCTTTATCGACGCTCACGGCAAAAAACAGATAAGAACGCACACAAGCCCACTTGGCGGCACAATGAGGCTTGGAGCATATAACTGCGACATCAAACCAAAGACGCTTCTAGCTGAAATTTATGGCAATGCAAAGAGCGTAAAAGAGCGCCATCGCCACCGCTACGAGGCAAATCCAAAATATAAAGAAATTTTTGAGAAAAATGGTCTTTTGGTAAGCGGTGAGAGCGATGGACTGATAGAGGCTATCGAGCTAAAAGGCCATCCGTGGTTTGTGGGCGTGCAGTGTCATCCTGAATTTACTAGCCGTCTAACTAAACCAAATCCTGTGATATTAGGCTTTATAAAGGCAAGTTTAGAAAACGTCAAATCTTAA
- a CDS encoding DUF5339 domain-containing protein: MKKSLLVLTTLGFALSLNAADLTDTCKSYFSDIDKMVEAYKQAGQEQQVKIYEDQKKQSMDQLASLPKEQQDATCKQAKEMFAQVMEQMKKQGLLK, from the coding sequence ATGAAAAAATCACTTTTAGTTTTAACTACTCTTGGCTTTGCATTAAGCCTAAACGCTGCAGATCTTACAGATACTTGCAAATCATACTTCTCAGACATCGACAAAATGGTTGAAGCTTACAAACAAGCTGGTCAAGAGCAACAAGTAAAAATTTATGAAGATCAAAAGAAACAATCAATGGATCAACTTGCTTCTTTACCAAAAGAGCAACAAGACGCTACTTGCAAACAAGCTAAAGAGATGTTTGCTCAAGTAATGGAACAAATGAAAAAACAAGGTCTTTTAAAATAA
- a CDS encoding cytochrome d ubiquinol oxidase subunit II, with protein sequence MHSLSLENLQIYWWFIVSLLGGLLVFMMFVQGGQSLIFSLGKDELKKDMLINSIGRKWELTFTTLVMFGGACFAAFPLFYATSFGGAYWVWLAILFCFIVQAVSYEYRKKPDNFLGARTYEIFLFINGSLGVILIGMAVSTFFSGSDFVLNEHNFVEWKTPFRGLEALANPYLYLLGIAMFFLSRIGGCLYLMNNIADGEFIQNARKQLLINTVLFLPFFLGFLAWVLTKDGFAYDANGVVSLMPYKYAINLIEMPIVGILLLVGVVLVLVGIFQGAFTKSIRGIFAYGVGVTLAVTALFLITGLNGTAFYPSFSNLASSLTIKNASSSHYTLGVMAYVSLLVPVVLAYIIVVWRAIDSKKITQDEIKNDHHAY encoded by the coding sequence ATGCATAGTTTAAGCTTAGAAAATTTACAAATTTATTGGTGGTTTATAGTTAGCCTTCTTGGCGGACTTTTGGTATTTATGATGTTTGTTCAAGGTGGCCAGTCGCTAATCTTTAGCCTTGGCAAAGATGAGCTTAAAAAAGATATGCTCATAAATTCTATCGGTAGAAAATGGGAGCTTACATTTACGACGCTTGTTATGTTTGGTGGCGCGTGCTTTGCGGCGTTTCCACTATTTTACGCTACTAGCTTTGGTGGCGCTTACTGGGTTTGGCTGGCTATTTTATTTTGCTTTATCGTCCAGGCTGTAAGCTACGAGTACCGCAAAAAGCCTGATAACTTCTTGGGCGCTAGAACTTATGAAATTTTCCTTTTCATAAATGGCTCACTTGGCGTTATTCTTATCGGCATGGCGGTTAGTACATTTTTTAGCGGTAGCGACTTTGTACTAAATGAACACAACTTTGTCGAGTGGAAGACTCCATTTCGCGGTCTTGAAGCATTGGCAAATCCTTACTTGTATTTGCTTGGCATAGCGATGTTTTTCTTATCTCGCATAGGTGGCTGCTTATATCTTATGAACAACATCGCTGATGGCGAATTTATACAAAACGCTAGAAAACAGCTACTTATCAACACCGTGCTATTCTTGCCATTTTTTCTAGGATTTCTTGCTTGGGTGCTTACAAAAGACGGCTTTGCATACGACGCAAACGGCGTAGTTAGCCTTATGCCTTACAAATACGCTATAAATTTGATCGAGATGCCTATCGTCGGTATATTGCTTCTTGTTGGCGTTGTTTTGGTACTTGTTGGAATTTTCCAAGGGGCATTTACAAAAAGCATTCGTGGAATTTTTGCTTATGGCGTTGGCGTAACGCTAGCTGTAACCGCGCTATTTTTGATAACAGGACTAAATGGCACTGCATTTTATCCGTCATTTAGCAACCTTGCTAGCTCGCTAACTATCAAAAATGCAAGCTCTAGCCACTACACACTTGGCGTTATGGCCTATGTTAGCTTACTAGTGCCAGTAGTGCTTGCCTATATCATCGTCGTTTGGCGAGCGATAGATAGCAAGAAGATCACGCAAGACGAGATTAAAAACGATCATCACGCATACTAA